The Leptidea sinapis chromosome 46, ilLepSina1.1, whole genome shotgun sequence sequence gatgatattttaacttgtggcgagtcgtgcgagggtggatctagctaggtttcaattttaaaaaatatagttgtatccgtgttttaataagaaacagctacaataatttagaatacaaaggtaatttCGCCACTTTAAAAAAGACTATAATAGCCCAGATGGGAcgttgggtgatccggaaaacagaagaccgtggttcaaatccagatgtccaatatctttttttgttcaagttttgatTCTTTCTTTTATCATTCTTAAAATgggagcaaggctcggtcgtccggatattttttcataaagtaCACATCTGATATGTGCAGTACTTATCAGTGAaactaggtaggtacctactattttGTTGgacagaaaattataaaaaagattaacaaaataacaaccgacttcaaaaacactattcgaaaacaatagatataatatgcactaaaaagtttaaaaataattgagtatttttaaacaacctAATTATAGTTACtatcattgtaatttttggaatcggtgtccttccgccgcgacccgctctcgcctcctcacgactcaagcacatctcacctataactatgtatgtagttacaagcctatcttgggTGACACCggctatattatatctattgttttcgaatagtgtttttgaagtcagttgtttttttgttaattttttacgaaaatactaatttaatttaagggacaagacgaacaggacgttcagctgatggtaattgatacgccctacccattacaatgcagtgccgctaaatattcttgaaaaaaaaaaaaaacaaaatttctattcaagtaataaatattcaagATATTAAGtgtcttttgcccagtaatttcactagctatggcacccttcagcgGTAATGTGTGAgaacaataatgctcacacattactgcttcacggcagaaataggcaccgttgtggtacccataatttagccggcatcttttacaaaggagccttccactagtAGCAATAAATCATGTCTAATTGAATTCGGGCCGTTCATTAtgaataactaaaataattataatatgctgttttcttaaataaatattcacaattacaatagtgataaaaataaacaaataaggcatgcaagagagaagaacatatctaacggagatacaacaaactagaaaaggtaagcaaatttattgttattataactgATTTTTATTGTAGAGCTGTTATCAGTCAGccacatttaccagtgggaggctcctttgcacaggatgccggctagattatgggtaccacaacggcgcctatttctgccgtgaagcagtaatgtgtaagcattactgcgtttcggtctgaagggcgtcgtagctagtgaaattactgggcaaatgagacttaacatcttatgtctcaaggtgacgagcgcaattgtagggccgctcaaattttttgagtttttcaagaatcctaaacggcactgcattatgggcagggcgtatcaattacaatcagctgaacgtcttggtCGTCTCGTCtctcattatcataaaaaaaaaactcttgacATTAGCTCCTATGTACATTGATTATTAAACCTCTGACTGACACACACACATtgacatttaatataattattggtcACACACTATTAGGTTGCCACTGCTTCACCTATAGCTTAATATATTCTAAGACATGCTGGAGACACTGTCTGTGGTAAATAATTAAGCTGCTTATCGTTTTTTTAAGACAATTAGGGACAATCGAGgagaagttcagctgatggtaattgattagtcttgcccattacaatgcagagccgttcagtattcttgaaaaacccaaacattttgagtggcactaaaactgcgctcatcaccttgagacaagatgtctCAAGGTCaaatctcatttacccagtaatatcactagatATGGGgctcttcagaccaaaacatagtaatgcttacatattactgcgtggtacccataatctagcccacATCCCGTACAaattttgacgacctgtatagccgagtggttagggatcctacctactaagctagaggtcccgggttcgaatcccggtaggtgcacacatttctatgatgaatatggatgtttgtttctgagtcatggatgtttaaatgtatttatggatgtttaaatgtatttatgtatgtttacatgaatttatgtatgtttatgtaagtatattgtattaaatatatcattgtcttgtaacccaggctatatatgcttaacttggggcatgataatttgtgtaaaaagtgtgtcaatattattattattattattaaaatgaacttTCCACTGGTTCCAATCTTATGATAGTACCTACCCACCCAGATATAAAACATAATGAAGCACCTTATATAAGTAGAATTTCACTAAGGAATGTGGAGGTTTTCCTTGATTTCTCTCTCTGTTTGTCTGCGGGCTGCATCTCTTAACCGCAGTATTAGTTTTATATAGTACAAAAAATTGTAACCAATTCTATCAAAACTccccatttaaataaaacaattttaaaggtttaaaacatgtgtaataatgttacatgtttattttagttaactcaaaattttttgtgaaaacgagatctgtcttgaaacatcgggttaactaaaataaaaatctaactttaacgcaaaaatctgatgttaaaacacagttacaattacacacatttaaatttttagttttatttcaatgttaaaAACACTcatgttaatcaaagaaaataccaaaAAGTCCCAATCAAATCCTGCTTTCAAATTCCAGCAGCACATGCCAAGTCAAATACCATCCTCACCTAACTTCTAACAAACTTTCTTTCTGGAAATAACCAGGTCAATAACACATGCCATATTTAAGTGTGTGTACCCACATGAAAGGCTGGTAACATGttttcctctgatgttgcaagaggaAATGAGTGCAACGTAATCACATAACATCGCATGGTCAAACAGAAATATTACATAGCATTAAACACTGACAGATAAACACAGCAATTAGAGGTACAGTCAACtgattattagtttaattttaaaaaccatttaactataagtttatttaataatttgataatagaCCCTAAGGCCTCCTCACTCGATTTATTGTGTATCTCAAATTCAGAGTAAATGACACCATTTTTATGGAAATGCATTTGTCAGACAGTGCATAACCTCcttattaataatctaatatataaaattctcatgttgctgtgtttgtagttaaactcttatgaaacggcttgaccaattctcatgaaattttgagggCATAttgtgtaggtctgagaatcggacaacatctatttttcatccccctaaatgttaagggtggtccggtccacgccaatttttttttttaaatttttgacatttttttttaaatttgtttgattatgagtcagcataaaaaatacatacaacttcaaattttcacccatctacgatccacagtaacttttgtatcgcgattttaatatcggcaatacaacgtctgctgagtcagctagttaatGTATACCTATAACAGActttagaaaaattaatttacttatttaattctGGTAAAATATgagttaaaaataagttttcactggcatcataactaataataatattaaatatatagtatacGATTTAATTACgtgattataatgtaacaataattaaatataaatacttttacttcTTGCATATTATGCTGGTACGAGTATAAACACGACCTATTATTCCTCTATATTCTTAAATAGACAACGTAAGAAactttcaaaattaatatttattttaaaattacacatattataatcataaattTACCTACCTTTAAATTATTCGAAAATTTAaactgttctattttcaaaatatagaaATTCGAAGATGTTGTATCTGGAACACTGCTATCAGACTTCACACAAACACAAGCACAACACTGTAGACACGTTACAATGATGAATGAATTTccatttcacttaaaaatattataacttacaaagcatttaaaaatattagtaatcAAAACACGAGAATTGGGAAAAACTAAATCCAAATCCTCAGGCGGTGAGTGGTGACTGATGTCCTGCTGACGGTGACGGCTCACGACTCACGAGTCACGGCTGACATCTGACATGCGCCAGGCCAGACATATTATGACACTGATGACTGATGAGTGGccacaaaatttaatataatgctCTACAGAGTAAAAAAAGatggaataataaaaataggacGACCAGCGACGCATATGGAGCCCTCTGGCACTACCAACGATAACACTAAAATTACCGACTCCggattaatttaaaatgaaccgAGGGAAAATATGAGTATATTATGTATGGTAAAGGATGAGTCTCGTATAATGgttactgaatattttttaagctgGTTTATATATTTCCCAGTCTGGTTGCGGCCGTAATCGTGAGCGCGCATAAGGTCATTGACACCTGCTACGACAATGAATAActcgaaaatattaaaatgttcaaattgtaatattgtaatatgtGAAGTTTTGgcttttgtacaaaataaattagacGTGAATAAGCGGCCGAATACAAGAAAACGCCAAGGGAAGTCATTGCGGAATATAGAAGACATAATCTGTCTATTTAAGGAAACGGACCCTGAACTGGTACCAACTTTTGTAGCCAAGAATCTAGAGAAATTACCACCTGTTACTTTTGACCATGTTGACGTGACAGTGTTGCTAAAAAAgatattaattttagaaaaatcgATGCAACTAATCCAACACAATTACGTTACAAGAGATGAACTAAAtgataattgtaaaaaatattgtaaaaagaaacAGTTACGGATGAGTTTCGAAATGTAAATTTGAAAAGAGGGGGGAGGAGTTCGAAATTTTGTGATAGCGAAACTATGACACTTTCAATAAATAACGATGACAATATAGATTGTTCACCTCCCTTACGAGAACAAAATGAATTATTGCACTCAAGTCATCCGTCGCCCGCGTTATTATTTGTGAGTGGGAAGATACAGCCGTCGTCACCTACACAATCGCAGGTACTTGTAAATAAGACGTTAGTTGCAAAGGAGACGGCATCAGTTTCTGCGAGACGCTCGTGCCTTGTCAATAATAAGGATGGTTGCTCTTTCCATTATTGAATAGAACAGCTGAGCCTTCGTGTAAACAGATGTacaataatagtataaaaataacttgtACAGAAAAGGATACAACAAATAGCGCCTCATTCGCACAGGTAACTCAAAGAGATGGTGAgtggaaaaaatttaaacaaactgAAGAATGAACACTGGTTCAGAAGCGGAGACTAAGAAATCGTTTTATAAGTCAAACGGGCTGAGCTATTCTTGACTCCGAAAAAATACATCCAAAGTTCAAAGCGGCAGAGACAAAGGTACCACTATTTATTTCAAATGTAGATAAGAATGTGTCTGAAGAagacattattaattatgtgaATGAGAAAACTCAAGAAAAGATTtctttagtaaaaattaatatgaaaaggCAACGAGATTATAGCTCCTATAAACTTTTCGTGAACAAATGTAAAATAGATACGTTCTTAGATGACAAGTTGTGGCCATCAGGCATAGCGTTTCGGCGTTTTCTTAATTTTCACGAGAggaaaaatagcaaaaaacatTTAGGGCCTACGCAGACCGGGACGGCAAGGCAagggattttaatttttactaatggACATTCAACCGTACTGGTACAGAAATACGACATAAATTGCTATGCTTTAAAATGATGCCGTGGCATTGAAAGGGATTTTATCGCAACACGCGCCACAGGCTCCCGTGGCGGGATGCCGTGGCATACTGCGGTAGGCAACGGCATGCCACGGACTCCGGCGCTCGTAGTGATATACTGCGGGGTGCGGCGGCGGGAGTAGAGAAGCGGGGAATGCACACCAATATTGACCATCCATTTGCGCCCGCGTCTTTGACGACTGTGCTACGTGATTTTTTCGGAGACcagttttttacgttttttattCCAACATGGaggaaaaattaataactttagttcaagactatgattatttatataatatgtcatcAAAACATTATATGAACACTCAAATGAAGAACAATGCGTGGAAAAGAATTGGAATAGAAATGAATAAAAcaggtaagtaaatatttttgcactataattatattttaagatttaacaCAGTATTAATGTCTATTTACAATATCGTTTTGCCATGGAATAGAGCCCTCATCAGACCTAAAGTAATCTTTAAACATCTCCCGTACTGTCATACCATCTAATGCATTGTTCATATTATTATCGTTTTCTaaattaatgcttacacttgCTATATTTTGGCTTTCTGTGCTTGTACCACCTATGATGAAATTGTGTAAGCAAGTACATGCTAAAATGATATTATCAACATATTTTGGTTGAACCTGAATTCCTTTTTGACATAATTCGAAACGTTCTTGAAGTATACCAAATGCATTTTCGACGATACGCCTGGCTCTACTCAAAcgataattgtatattttcattgcttCATCTGTCAATCGATCGCCACTAAATGGTCTCATAATGTTTGTGGTTAACGGAAAAGCCTCGTCTGCTACAAAAACATACGGCAACTCAAGATCTGTCCTCGGTAAACGTTTTTTTGGGGGAATATCGAGGGCATTAGAAGtcaatttttttccaaatattGAGTTTTGCATTATACCTCCATCACTATTTCGTCCATATGATCCTACATCTGCAatcacaaatttataatttgcatCCACAACCGCTAGTAGTACGATactgaaaaactttttatagTTTATGTAGAGACTTCCACTATTGCGAGGTGCTTTTATCTTGAAATGTTTACCATCTATTGCACCGATGCAGTTCGGGAAATTCCATTTTTCATCAAATTCCATCGCGATTCGCGTCCATTTTTCCCTTGTTGGTTTTGGCATAACACTAGGTCTTAGGGCATTCCAAATGACTCGGCAAGTTTCATGTACGATAGAGCGCACTGTACTAAACCCCATGCGATAGCTGTAACCTAGAGACTTGAAGCTACTTCCCGTGATCAAAAATCtgaaagataatataattaggGGTAAGTGAGGCAGAGTGAAAGACAGGGCACAGTTAAACAAagtcaattaaataatacagtttacgtatttatatataattatgaattccTCATGATATTTTTCCGTCACCGTAATGCCAGTGGTAATTTCTACTTAGAAAAAGATTAGCTCAATATAATCCCATAAACACAGCTGGTGCTAACCTAGTCACTATCTAAGGCCTTTTCCCATTACCTACTTATTCTGTTTCTATACCATTTTACCTGCTTATGTTTTGTTTTAGGTGAAGAATGCCAGAAAATATGGGGTAATATACGTAATAATTTTAGGAAAGCTCTGAATAACAGAAAAACAAAGAGTGGTGACCCGTACACAAAGCGACGCCCTATCAAGTTTGAAAAAGAGCTggagtttttgaaaaaattcattCAGCACAGAAAACAAACCTCGAATCTGGACTCCTCTTCAGAGGATACGCAGACTTCTTTCGCAGAATCCGCTGtcaatgataatgatgaacGTTCAGTTTCGCGAATGACCAATGATTCACACCATTCCTTAATAAGACCAGAACCTACAACAACTGctgaaatactaaataaatacattgaatCGAAAAAGGAGGTGGACCCCATTGATTCGTTCTTTCAAACAATGGCTGCCACAGTAAAAAAACTACCAGAAAGAGTGCAGGTCCAAATAAAGAGACAAATATTTAATGTGGTAACTGACGCCGAATTAAAATACATAGAGGGAACTCCAGCTCCAACATCTGAAGATGTCTCTAGCTATGAAACCACCTCAGGCTCTGGTTATGAAGCTGCTTCGGGGTCTGGCTATGGAACCGCCTCAGGCTCTGGTTATGAAGCTGCTTCGGGGTCTGGCTATGGAACTGCCTCAGGCTCTGGTTATGAAGCTGTTTCACGGTCTGTTTATGGTACCGCCTCTGGCCCTGGCTATGAAGCTGCTTCAGGGTCTGGCTACAAAACTGCAGTTTGTGAATACGAAACTAATCTAAACTAGTAGGTACtctaaattaagtaaaaacaaataaagatccAGGGATTATCAGTGAGAAGGTTTATCAGTGCAAAAACTTGAAAATCGTTATTATGTGTCTACAATACATGATTGTACTTggcaaaaaatattgttttttttttttaatttaataaaagaagaaaaaataaaacttatacaaTCATTTAACTACCCACCTCAAACACAAGGATAATCT is a genomic window containing:
- the LOC126977976 gene encoding uncharacterized protein LOC126977976 isoform X2, which encodes MVDWDLVLISIIADEEEGAQANNRDRRRFWVDNLWKERESKGEFNNLFNDLKYDVQKFYDYHRMDYEKFQALLNICRPYIEKQRTNFRNPIEADQRLSLCLRFLITGSSFKSLGYSYRMGFSTVRSIVHETCRVIWNALRPSVMPKPTREKWTRIAMEFDEKWNFPNCIGAIDDVGSYGRNSDGGIMQNSIFGKKLTSNALDIPPKKRLPRTDLELPYVFVADEAFPLTTNIMRPFSGDRLTDEAMKIYNYRLSRARRIVENAFGILQERFELCQKGIQVQPKYVDNIILACTCLHNFIIGGTSTESQNIASVSINLENDNNMNNALDGMTVREMFKDYFRSDEGSIPWQNDIVNRH
- the LOC126977976 gene encoding uncharacterized protein LOC126977976 isoform X1 — its product is MVDWDLVLISIIADEEEGAQANNRDRRRFWVDNLWKERESKGEFNNLFNDLKYDVQKFYDYHRMDYEKFQALLNICRPYIEKQRTNFRNPIEADQRLSLCLRFLITGSSFKSLGYSYRMGFSTVRSIVHETCRVIWNALRPSVMPKPTREKWTRIAMEFDEKWNFPNCIGAIDGKHFKIKAPRNSGSLYINYKKFFSIVLLAVVDANYKFVIADVGSYGRNSDGGIMQNSIFGKKLTSNALDIPPKKRLPRTDLELPYVFVADEAFPLTTNIMRPFSGDRLTDEAMKIYNYRLSRARRIVENAFGILQERFELCQKGIQVQPKYVDNIILACTCLHNFIIGGTSTESQNIASVSINLENDNNMNNALDGMTVREMFKDYFRSDEGSIPWQNDIVNRH